A section of the Corvus hawaiiensis isolate bCorHaw1 chromosome 16, bCorHaw1.pri.cur, whole genome shotgun sequence genome encodes:
- the WFIKKN1 gene encoding WAP, Kazal, immunoglobulin, Kunitz and NTR domain-containing protein 1 — protein MAPRGRGGRGARGQRTGGRQRVPVGVALLLPVLAAAAGLSLQPGRMRHLGVCPNQLNPNLWVDAQSTCERECQADQDCEDFEKCCTNVCGLRSCVAARFADGSVPALALAPAASCESFVCAQQGSDCDIWDGQPVCKCKDRCEKEPNFTCASDGLTYYNKCYMDAEACLRGTRLTTVPCKHIFTWPDTSPVPQETTARPTPGAGSEVPVPPALYTNPFHQSVRAGGTVSFRCDVSGRPQPDITWEKQSEREENFIMRPDQMYGNVVVTNIGQLVIYNARHEDAGIYTCTARNAAGLLRADFPLSVVRREPGGTPRTGSPQPFPSAECLKEPDRRRCEATEVRWHFDAKQGSCLTFRYGGCGANRNHFETYEECRAACLGSARPTCLLPMVQGPCQNWEPRWAYNHLLKQCHSFVYGGCEGNTNNFESKETCEDVCPFPKSLQCKACRLKSKMVLSLCRSDFAIVGRLMEIVEDQDSGIARFALEDVLKDEKMGLKFFNIKYLEVTLTDMDWSCPCPNMTAEDGPLIIMGEVHDGMATLDPSSYVRAANDKRVKKIYELMEKKTCDLLNRFQD, from the exons ATGGCTCCTCGGGGCAGAGGCGGGCGGGGGGCTCGGGGCCAGCGCACGGGCGGGCGGCAGCGGGTCCCCGTGGGCGTCGCGCTGCTCCTGCCCGtgctggcggcggcggccgggctgAGCCTGCAGCCGGGCAGGATGCGGCACCTGGGCGTCTGCCCCAACCAGCTGAACCCCAACCTGTGGGTGGACGCCCAGAGCACCTGCGAGCGGGAGTGCCAGGCCGACCAG GACTGTGAAGACTTTGAGAAATGCTGCACCAACGTGTGTGGGCTGCGGAGCTGCGTGGCCGCGCGCTTTGCCGACGGCAGCGTTCCGGCGCTGGCGCTGGCGCCCGCCGCCTCCTGCGAGAGCTTCGTGTGCGCGCAGCAGGGCTCCGACTGCGACATCTGGGACGGGCAGCCCGTCTGCAAGTGCAAGGACCGCTGCGAGAAGGAGCCCAACTTCACCTGCGCCTCCGACGGCCTCACCTACTACAACAAGTGCTACATGGACGCCGAGGCGTGTCTGCGCGGCACCCGCCTCACCACCGTGCCATGCAAGCACATCTTCACCTGGCCCGACACCAGCCCCGTGCCGCAGGAGACCACGGCGCGCCCCACGCCAGGCGCCGGCTCCGAGGtgccggtgccccccgccctcTACACCAACCCCTTCCACCAGTCCGTGCGCGCCGGCGGCACCGTCAGCTTCCGCTGCGACGTGAGCGGGCGCCCGCAGCCCGACATCACCTGGGAGAAGCAGAGCGAGCGGGAGGAGAACTTCATCATGCGGCCGGACCAGATGTACGGCAACGTGGTGGTCACCAACATCGGCCAGCTGGTCATCTACAACGCCCGCCACGAGGACGCCGGCATCTACACCTGCACGGCCCGGAACGCCGCCGGGCTGCTCCGCGCCGACTTCCCGCTGTCGGTGGTCAGGCGGGAGCCGGGGGGGACCCCGCGGAccggcagcccccagcccttccccagcgcCGAGTGCCTGAAGGAGCCGGACCGGCGGCGGTGCGAGGCCACGGAGGTGCGCTGGCATTTTGATGCCAAGCAGGGCTCCTGCCTCACCTTCCGCTACGGCGGCTGCGGGGCCAACAGGAACCACTTTGAGACGTACGAGGAGTGCCGAGCCGCCTGCCTGGGCAGCGCCCGCCCCACCTGCCTCCTGCCCATGGTGCAGGGGCCCTGCCAGAACTGGGAGCCGCGCTGGGCGTACAACCACCTGCTCAAGCAGTGCCACTCCTTCGTCTACGGCGGCTGCGAGGGCAACACCAACAATTTTGAGAGCAAGGAGACCTGCGAGGACGTGTGCCCTTTCCCCAAGAGCCTGCAGTGCAAGGCCTGCCGCCTGAAGAGCAAGATGGTGCTGAGCCTCTGCCGCAGTGACTTTGCCATCGTGGGGCGGCTTATGGAGATCGTGGAGGACCAGGACTCCGGCATCGCCCGCTTCGCCCTCGAGGACGTCCTCAAGGATGAGAAGATGGGCCTCAAGTTCTTCAACATCAAGTACCTGGAGGTGACCTTGACCGACATGGactggagctgcccctgccccaaCATGACGGCGGAGGACGGGCCCCTGATCATCATGGGCGAGGTGCACGACGGAATGGCCACGCTGGACCCCAGCAGCTACGTCCGGGCGGCCAACGACAAACGGGTGAAGAAGATCTACGAGCTGATGGAGAAGAAAACCTGCGACCTCCTGAACCGCTTCCAGGACTAG